A single window of Archangium gephyra DNA harbors:
- a CDS encoding PilZ domain-containing protein, with protein MSEQSKDEGQRRAEERRESPRVPMRIRVRRENTTQAFDSREGNISLGGFAWFGTTLSVGMKVEARFTLPGSTDELQVRGEVLHVAHGSRGSSAHVRFLDLPVETEMLIARYLDDLELAESKRGGGP; from the coding sequence ATGAGTGAGCAGTCCAAGGATGAGGGGCAGCGGCGAGCGGAAGAGCGGCGTGAGTCTCCCCGTGTGCCGATGCGCATCCGCGTGCGACGCGAGAACACCACCCAGGCGTTCGACTCCCGGGAGGGCAACATCTCGCTCGGGGGCTTCGCCTGGTTCGGCACGACCCTGTCGGTGGGCATGAAGGTGGAGGCGCGCTTCACGCTGCCCGGCTCCACGGATGAGCTCCAGGTCCGCGGCGAGGTCCTCCACGTGGCGCACGGCTCGCGCGGCTCGTCGGCGCACGTGCGCTTCCTGGATCTGCCGGTGGAGACGGAGATGCTCATCGCCCGCTACCTCGATGACCTCGAGCTGGCGGAGTCCAAGAGGGGAGGCGG